One Ciconia boyciana chromosome 9, ASM3463844v1, whole genome shotgun sequence genomic window carries:
- the UBE2D2 gene encoding ubiquitin-conjugating enzyme E2 D2 isoform X1: MGAEGEVRLLPSAELNDLARDPPAQCSAGPVGDDMFHWQATIMGPNDSPYQGGVFFLTIHFPTDYPFKPPKVAFTTRIYHPNINSNGSICLDILRSQWSPALTISKVLLSICSLLCDPNPDDPLVPEIARIYKTDREKYNRIAREWTQKYAM; this comes from the exons ATGGGAGCGGAGGGAGAAGTTCGCCTGCTCCCCTCGGCG GAGTTGAATGATCTGGCACGTGATCCTCCAGCACAGTGTTCAGCAGGGCCTGTTGGTGATGACA tgttcCATTGGCAAGCTACAATAATGGGACCA AATGACAGTCCCTATCAAGGTGGAGTATTTTTCTTGACAATTCACTTCCCAACAGATTATCCCTTTAAACCACCTAAG GTTGCATTTACAACAAGAATCTATCATCCAAATATTAACAGTAATGGCAGCATTTGTCTTGATATTCTACGATCACAGTGGTCCCCAGCACTAACTATTTCAAAAG TACTTTTGTCCATCTGTTCTCTGTTGTGTGATCCCAATCCAGATGATCCTTTAGTGCCTGAGATTGCACGGATCTACAAAACAGATAGAGAAAA GTACAACAGAATAGCTCGGGAATGGACTCAGAAGTATGCGatgtaa